From a single Osmerus mordax isolate fOsmMor3 chromosome 6, fOsmMor3.pri, whole genome shotgun sequence genomic region:
- the LOC136943959 gene encoding serum paraoxonase/arylesterase 2-like isoform X3 produces MNRLLVAVCVAAFAVIIGQRIFKLMEMSLYSREIPQKYLPNCQLLKHIDYGSEDLSILRDGLAIISTGLNYPGLPQSEGPGKIYTLDLLDPRLTPVELQIKGDLDRDSFNPHGISIFTDETDKSLSLFVVNHPNQLIGDSQVDIFRFVEEENAIVHLKTIRHELLHSVNDIVAVGPESFYATNDHSFPNELLHMLTVVLGLPWCNVIYYSPQEVKVVGDGFLSANGINISPDKRYLYVSDILDHDVEVFERRRGEDLVYVKSVAVGSLCDNIEVDYDTGDLWLGCHPNGAKLKNTVDLEDPPGSEAF; encoded by the exons ATGAATCGGCTTTTGGTGGCAGTTTGTGTTGCTGCTTTTGCAGTAATAATTGGACAACGTATTTTTAAACTGAT GGAAATGAGCCTTTACTCAAGAGAAATTCCACAAAAATACCTTCCCAATTGTCAACTGTTGAAGCATATTG ACTATGGTTCAGAAGACCTCAGTATTCTCAGAGATGGACTGGCTATCATAAGCACA GGTCTGAACTATCCTGGTTTGCCACAATCGGAAGGGCCAGGAAAGATCTACACCCTGGACTTGCTAGATCCCAGACTGACCCCTGTGGAACTGCAAATCAAAGGAGATCTAGACCGCGACTCCTTCAACCCCCACGGCATCAGCATCTTCACTGATGAAACCG ATAAATCTCTGTCCCTGTTTGTCGTCAATCACCCTAATCAGCTGATTGGTGACAGCCAGGTAGATATCTTTCGGTTTGTTGAGGAAGAAAATGCAATTGTGCACCTGAAAACGATTAGGCATGAACTTCTTCATAG tGTAAATGACATAGTTGCTGTGGGACCAGAGAGCTTCTATGCTACAAATGATCACTCTTTTCCCAATGAACTGTTACACATGCTGACTGTTGTCCTCGGCCTTCCTTGGTGTAATGTCATTTATTACAGTCCTCAAGAAGTGAAAGTAGTTGGGGATGGCTTTCTgtctgcaaatggcatcaacaTTTCACCAGATAAGAG GTATCTATATGTTTCAGATATTTTGGACCATGACGTTGAGGTTTTTGAGAGGCGCAGAGGGGAAGACTTGGTTTATGTAAAG TCTGTAGCTGTGGGGTCCCTCTGTGACAACATTGAGGTGGATTATGACACGGGTGATTTATGGCTGGGCTGTCACCCGAATGGAGCAAAGCTAAAAAATACAGTGGACCTTGAAGATCCACCTGGATCTGAG GCATTCTGA
- the LOC136943958 gene encoding potassium channel subfamily K member 5-like → MADDKGPFLTSCIIFYLSIGAALFQILEQPNWEFATLEYKNEKDRILNKYRCLRKEDLDEIFGVVSQAAGQGVTITGEKDYKNWDWGNSVIFAATIITTIGYGNVAPKTDGGRVFCILYGLFGIPLCLTWISELGSFFGNRAKRLSQVLIRKGQGVKMVQITCTMVFLLWGLLFHLVLPPLVFRNFEGWTYLEGLYFSFITLTTVGFGDYVAGVNPSIDYPRLYRVGVELWMYMGLAWLSLFFSWNVHMVVEVHKVFKKRRQRHRLPPDQRHHPEKDKQVAPLQRPMAIDIFNFLSEREAEDYSTVIKKIGVVARRKVIPEEVVGRSKSCSDLLEICTLEHSPRQRRRFSIGEPVFVRPPEYLRNSFAMEQEEEPLLPQEDYRDPVPEEKLPDKVTTGEEGGCVDDPNETPCPANSRHTSSTSTEESVRHPSGGSTRFTISKVVTGDGREDNDENG, encoded by the exons ATGGCTGATGATAAAGGACCTTTTCTCACGTCTTGTATCATTTTTTACCTATCGATTGGAGCAGCGCTGTTTCAAATACTGGAGCAACCGAATTGGGAATTCGCCACGTTGGAATATAAGAACGAGAAGGACAGAATTCTTAACAAATATCGGTGCTTACGAAAAGAAGACTTGGACGAAATTTTTGGG GTTGTGTCCCAAGCTGCTGGACAAGGTGTGACCATCACTGGGGAAAAGGACTACAAGAACTGGGACTGGGGCAACTCTGTCATCTTTGCTGCCACCATCATCACAACCATAG GTTATGGAAATGTGGCTCCCAAGACGGATGGTGGCCGTGTGTTCTGCATCCTGTATGGCCTCTTTGGGATCCCTCTGTGTCTCACCTGGATCAGTGAGCTGGGCTCCTTCTTTGGAAACCGAGCCAAGCGCCTGAGCCAGGTTCTGATCCGTAAAGGCCAGGGCGTG AAAATGGTTCagattacatgcacaatggttttCCTTCTCTGGGGACTTCTGTTTCATCTGGTGCTCCCCCCACTGGTCTTCAGGAACTTTGAGGGCTGGACCTACCTGGAGGGGCTGTACTTCTCCTTTATCACCCTCACCACTGTCGGCTTTGGGGACTACGTAGCAG GTGTCAATCCAAGCATTGACTACCCCAGGCTATACCGGGTGGGTGTGGAGTTATGGATGTACATGGGTCTAGCCTGGCTCTCTCTGTTCTTTAGCTGGAACGTCCATATGGTAGTGGAGGTCCACAAGGTCTTTaagaagaggaggcagagacacCGGCTCCCTCCGGACCAACGGCACCACCCCGAAAAGGACAAACAAGTCGCCCCCCTACAACGGCCCATGGCCATCGACATCTtcaacttcctgtctgagaGGGAAGCGGAGGACTACAGCACGGTTATCAAGAAGATTGGCGTCGTGGCCAGGAGGAAGGTGATTCccgaggaggtggtggggcgcTCCAAGAGCTGCAGTGACCTCCTGGAGATCTGCACCCTGGAACACTCCCCTCGGCAGAGACGCCGCTTCAGCATCGGTGAACCCGTGTTCGTCCGGCCCCCGGAGTACCTCAGAAATTCCTTCGcgatggagcaggaggaggagcctttGCTTCCTCAGGAGGACTACAGAGATCCGGTGCCCGAGGAGAAACTTCCGGATAAGGTCACCACAGGGGAAGAGGGTGGCTGTGTAGACGACCCGAACgagaccccctgtcctgccaaCTCTCGACACACCTCCAGCACCAGCACAGAAGAGAGCGTCCGGCACCCTAGTGGTGGCTCTACCAGGTTTACCATATCCAAGGTAGTGacgggggatgggagagaggacaaTGACGAGAACGGGTGA
- the LOC136943959 gene encoding serum paraoxonase/arylesterase 2-like isoform X2: MNRLLVAVCVAAFAVIIGQRIFKLMEMSLYSREIPQKYLPNCQLLKHIDYGSEDLSILRDGLAIISTGLNYPGLPQSEGPGKIYTLDLLDPRLTPVELQIKGDLDRDSFNPHGISIFTDETDKSLSLFVVNHPNQLIGDSQVDIFRFVEEENAIVHLKTIRHELLHSPQEVKVVGDGFLSANGINISPDKRYLYVSDILDHDVEVFERRRGEDLVYVKSVAVGSLCDNIEVDYDTGDLWLGCHPNGAKLKNTVDLEDPPGSEVIRIQNILSEKPIVTQVYADDGHVIMGSSVAAPYGGKLLIGTVYHKALCCDLK; encoded by the exons ATGAATCGGCTTTTGGTGGCAGTTTGTGTTGCTGCTTTTGCAGTAATAATTGGACAACGTATTTTTAAACTGAT GGAAATGAGCCTTTACTCAAGAGAAATTCCACAAAAATACCTTCCCAATTGTCAACTGTTGAAGCATATTG ACTATGGTTCAGAAGACCTCAGTATTCTCAGAGATGGACTGGCTATCATAAGCACA GGTCTGAACTATCCTGGTTTGCCACAATCGGAAGGGCCAGGAAAGATCTACACCCTGGACTTGCTAGATCCCAGACTGACCCCTGTGGAACTGCAAATCAAAGGAGATCTAGACCGCGACTCCTTCAACCCCCACGGCATCAGCATCTTCACTGATGAAACCG ATAAATCTCTGTCCCTGTTTGTCGTCAATCACCCTAATCAGCTGATTGGTGACAGCCAGGTAGATATCTTTCGGTTTGTTGAGGAAGAAAATGCAATTGTGCACCTGAAAACGATTAGGCATGAACTTCTTCATAG TCCTCAAGAAGTGAAAGTAGTTGGGGATGGCTTTCTgtctgcaaatggcatcaacaTTTCACCAGATAAGAG GTATCTATATGTTTCAGATATTTTGGACCATGACGTTGAGGTTTTTGAGAGGCGCAGAGGGGAAGACTTGGTTTATGTAAAG TCTGTAGCTGTGGGGTCCCTCTGTGACAACATTGAGGTGGATTATGACACGGGTGATTTATGGCTGGGCTGTCACCCGAATGGAGCAAAGCTAAAAAATACAGTGGACCTTGAAGATCCACCTGGATCTGAG GTCATTCGGATTCAGAATATTCTCTCGGAGAAGCCGATAGTGACCCAAGTTTACGCTGACGATGGACATGTGATCATGGGATCCTCTGTAGCTGCCCCCTATGGAGGGAAGCTTCTCATCGGGACGGTCTACCACAAAGCACTCTGCTGTGACCTGAAGTAG
- the LOC136943959 gene encoding serum paraoxonase/arylesterase 2-like isoform X1: protein MNRLLVAVCVAAFAVIIGQRIFKLMEMSLYSREIPQKYLPNCQLLKHIDYGSEDLSILRDGLAIISTGLNYPGLPQSEGPGKIYTLDLLDPRLTPVELQIKGDLDRDSFNPHGISIFTDETDKSLSLFVVNHPNQLIGDSQVDIFRFVEEENAIVHLKTIRHELLHSVNDIVAVGPESFYATNDHSFPNELLHMLTVVLGLPWCNVIYYSPQEVKVVGDGFLSANGINISPDKRYLYVSDILDHDVEVFERRRGEDLVYVKSVAVGSLCDNIEVDYDTGDLWLGCHPNGAKLKNTVDLEDPPGSEVIRIQNILSEKPIVTQVYADDGHVIMGSSVAAPYGGKLLIGTVYHKALCCDLK, encoded by the exons ATGAATCGGCTTTTGGTGGCAGTTTGTGTTGCTGCTTTTGCAGTAATAATTGGACAACGTATTTTTAAACTGAT GGAAATGAGCCTTTACTCAAGAGAAATTCCACAAAAATACCTTCCCAATTGTCAACTGTTGAAGCATATTG ACTATGGTTCAGAAGACCTCAGTATTCTCAGAGATGGACTGGCTATCATAAGCACA GGTCTGAACTATCCTGGTTTGCCACAATCGGAAGGGCCAGGAAAGATCTACACCCTGGACTTGCTAGATCCCAGACTGACCCCTGTGGAACTGCAAATCAAAGGAGATCTAGACCGCGACTCCTTCAACCCCCACGGCATCAGCATCTTCACTGATGAAACCG ATAAATCTCTGTCCCTGTTTGTCGTCAATCACCCTAATCAGCTGATTGGTGACAGCCAGGTAGATATCTTTCGGTTTGTTGAGGAAGAAAATGCAATTGTGCACCTGAAAACGATTAGGCATGAACTTCTTCATAG tGTAAATGACATAGTTGCTGTGGGACCAGAGAGCTTCTATGCTACAAATGATCACTCTTTTCCCAATGAACTGTTACACATGCTGACTGTTGTCCTCGGCCTTCCTTGGTGTAATGTCATTTATTACAGTCCTCAAGAAGTGAAAGTAGTTGGGGATGGCTTTCTgtctgcaaatggcatcaacaTTTCACCAGATAAGAG GTATCTATATGTTTCAGATATTTTGGACCATGACGTTGAGGTTTTTGAGAGGCGCAGAGGGGAAGACTTGGTTTATGTAAAG TCTGTAGCTGTGGGGTCCCTCTGTGACAACATTGAGGTGGATTATGACACGGGTGATTTATGGCTGGGCTGTCACCCGAATGGAGCAAAGCTAAAAAATACAGTGGACCTTGAAGATCCACCTGGATCTGAG GTCATTCGGATTCAGAATATTCTCTCGGAGAAGCCGATAGTGACCCAAGTTTACGCTGACGATGGACATGTGATCATGGGATCCTCTGTAGCTGCCCCCTATGGAGGGAAGCTTCTCATCGGGACGGTCTACCACAAAGCACTCTGCTGTGACCTGAAGTAG
- the LOC136943961 gene encoding serum paraoxonase/arylesterase 2-like: MGKLVILSLFIAAFAIFLGERIINLRKRCLASRDLIPKHLQNCRPIKSLEYGSEDITILPNGLAIISTGLKFPGMPSYSDGPGKIYTLDLQDSRIKPVELRMDRGFDFDSFNPHGISTYTDNDDTVYIFVVNHPQHKSQVEIFRFVEEENSIVHVKTIKHDLLHSVNDIIAVGVESFYATNDRYFTDSNLKQLEPLLDQPWCNVVYYSPDQVTVVADGYYSANGINISPDKKHIYVVDLMDHNVHVLEKLESNALVPVKTVAVGSLCDNVEVDPETGDLWLGCHPNAWRFFLNDPENPPGSEVIRIQSIHSEKPIVTQVYVDDGHVIMGSSVAAPYGGKLLIGTVYHKALCCDLD, encoded by the exons ATGGGGAAGTTGGTCATATTATCGCTTTTTATAGCAGCCTTTGCAATTTTTTTGGGAGAAAGAATTATCAATCTGAG AAAAAGATGTCTCGCTTCCAGAGATCTAATCCCAAAACACCTCCAAAACTGTCGTCCAATCAAAAGCCTTG AGTATGGATCAGAGGACATCACAATACTTCCAAATGGACTTGCCATCATTAGCACT GGACTGAAGTTTCCTGGAATGCCATCTTACTCAGATGGCCCTGGGAAGATATACACTCTTGATCTGCAGGACTCTCGGATCAAACCAGTGGAGCTGCGTATGGACAGAGGCTTCGATTTCGACTCCTTCAACCCACATGGAATCAGCACGTACACAGACAATG ATGACACGGTATACATATTTGTTGTCAACCACCCTCAGCATAAAAGCCAAGTGGAGATCTTCCGGTTCGTTGAAGAGGAGAACTCCATTGTGCATGTGAAAACCATCAAGCATGACCTTCTCCACAG CGTAAATGACATTATTGCTGTGGGGGTGGAGAGCTTCTATGCCACCAATGACCGCTATTTTACGGATTCCAATTTGAAACAGCTGGAGCCTTTGCTTGACCAGCCCTGGTGTAATGTGGTTTACTACAGTCCTGACCAGGTCACTGTGGTGGCAGATGGATATTACTCAGCCAATGGCATCAACATTTCACCAGACAAAAA ACACATTTATGTTGTAGATCTAATGGACCACAATGTGCATGTTTTGGAAAAACTGGAAAGCAATGCTTTGGTCCCTGTCAAG ACTGTAGCTGTTGGCTCTCTTTGCGACAATGTGGAGGTTGACCCAGAAACTGGTGATCTGTGGTTGGGCTGCCACCCCAACGCCTGGAGGTTCTTTCTGAACGATCCAGAAAACCCTCCTGGATCAGAG GTGATAAGAATCCAGAGCATTCACTCTGAGAAGCCAATAGTGACCCAAGTTTACGTTGACGATGGACATGTGATCATGGGATCCTCTGTAGCTGCCCCCTATGGAGGGAAGCTTCTCATCGGGACGGTCTACCACAAAGCACTCTGCTGTGACCTGGATTAA